In one Deltaproteobacteria bacterium genomic region, the following are encoded:
- a CDS encoding glycosyltransferase family 9 protein, producing MEDVKGILIIHTGQIGDNLLTTPVIRSLRKAMPDSYIAFLTSKPDYHVFSFNHYLNEIILLDKSIPLMEYARFLFNLRKRRFDLALDFLGNPRTAFITWFSNARYRIGYDLRLRRYAYNYVVERDKKPKYSVNFKYDLLKAIDINGDDISLDLFIPESARIFAQEFIKSINTIPGPIFTISPVSRRAYKQWHAEKFALLSDMLIERFHAKLIFLWGPGEKAYVQQIIYMMKNKPHLSPQTPTIKELGALIKLAVMHIGNDNGIKHIAIAMGTPTVTIHGPSDPVSWEPPGSKINVWIKKDAGCGKCVPKRCKHDLKCLDAIKPHDVLNEVEKLYNGIHAKGLLHVS from the coding sequence ATGGAAGATGTGAAAGGCATACTTATCATACATACAGGTCAGATAGGCGATAATCTTTTAACAACGCCGGTTATACGGAGCCTGAGAAAGGCAATGCCCGACTCTTATATTGCCTTTCTTACATCAAAACCTGATTACCATGTTTTTAGTTTTAATCATTATCTCAATGAGATCATCCTGCTTGATAAGAGCATTCCTTTGATGGAGTATGCCCGGTTTCTATTTAATTTGAGAAAAAGACGTTTTGATCTCGCGCTTGATTTTCTCGGAAATCCAAGAACGGCTTTCATAACGTGGTTCTCCAATGCAAGATATAGGATTGGTTATGATTTAAGATTGAGGAGATACGCATACAATTATGTTGTAGAAAGAGATAAAAAACCGAAGTATAGTGTTAATTTTAAATACGATCTGCTTAAGGCAATAGATATAAACGGCGATGACATATCCCTTGACTTATTCATACCCGAGTCTGCACGGATATTCGCCCAGGAATTCATAAAAAGCATAAATACCATTCCCGGTCCCATATTTACTATCTCTCCTGTAAGCAGAAGAGCCTATAAACAATGGCATGCAGAAAAATTCGCGTTGCTTTCAGATATGCTTATAGAAAGATTTCATGCAAAACTCATTTTTTTGTGGGGACCAGGAGAGAAGGCTTACGTACAGCAGATCATTTATATGATGAAAAATAAACCGCATCTTTCTCCGCAGACACCCACGATAAAAGAGCTTGGGGCATTGATAAAACTTGCCGTAATGCACATTGGCAACGATAACGGCATTAAACATATTGCAATTGCAATGGGTACACCTACCGTAACAATCCATGGGCCAAGTGATCCGGTAAGTTGGGAACCTCCCGGCAGTAAGATAAATGTATGGATAAAAAAGGATGCAGGGTGCGGGAAATGCGTTCCCAAAAGATGTAAACATGATTTAAAATGTCTTGACGCAATTAAGCCTCACGACGTATTGAATGAAGTAGAAAAGCTTTATAACGGTATCCATGCAAAAGGGCTTTTACATGTTTCTTGA
- a CDS encoding YncE family protein produces MFFFLSDCVYTPKCTPVPSNAMDGPVSMVMMPGNMLYVVNSNQDTKYCSSFISKISLSNPIKPAYTGAIKLNYNGSDISLLGSSYLSDNGLLWITDRSNNRVLIFDTSVNAITGSVAVDQDPISITSAGNVNGDQLLLVCDMVSNDVSVVSAYQKKELYRIDLTNNGSGVLPLFAAVIPFPISVNNQAPDTYGYITRGDDNNISVISLNDQCEFNPMYPSSASQPVFNTVTPDNTATMSSVKTVNCQTKSELWTITFSSETNDFDAEGSVSGLMQKHPQIGIPYTSDNGYVNFTIYPPNLPYKTGDNFTFYTTASTGLINIPNLPGTGTATAIPATKDAVITPDGTKLFVSYTGLDSIVVISTADNTIERYIKVGKSPDALLLSTDGSTLYAACLNSGSIYVINTNSESVIARIGVGNGPFAMALSQDQRYLYVLNYIDNSIDVIDLSDFSLVDTLK; encoded by the coding sequence ATGTTTTTTTTCCTGAGTGATTGCGTTTATACGCCCAAATGTACTCCGGTCCCGTCAAATGCAATGGATGGTCCTGTTTCTATGGTAATGATGCCCGGTAACATGCTGTACGTTGTAAATAGTAATCAAGATACAAAATATTGCTCAAGCTTTATTTCAAAGATATCCCTTTCAAATCCAATCAAGCCTGCTTATACCGGAGCAATAAAGTTAAACTACAATGGTTCTGATATATCTTTATTAGGCAGCTCATATCTTTCAGATAATGGACTTTTATGGATTACCGACAGATCAAATAATAGGGTTTTAATATTTGATACCTCTGTTAATGCAATCACCGGAAGTGTTGCGGTTGATCAGGATCCCATATCCATAACGTCGGCAGGGAACGTTAATGGAGATCAACTCTTACTGGTATGCGATATGGTATCAAATGATGTTTCTGTTGTTTCTGCATATCAGAAAAAAGAGCTGTACAGGATTGATCTTACAAATAACGGCTCAGGCGTTCTGCCGCTATTCGCTGCTGTTATACCATTCCCCATATCTGTTAATAACCAGGCACCTGATACGTACGGATATATAACACGGGGTGATGATAACAATATCTCGGTAATATCATTGAATGACCAGTGCGAGTTTAATCCAATGTATCCCAGTTCTGCCAGCCAGCCGGTATTTAATACTGTTACACCCGATAATACTGCAACTATGTCTTCTGTTAAAACCGTAAACTGCCAGACAAAATCAGAATTATGGACAATAACATTTAGTTCAGAAACTAATGATTTTGATGCCGAAGGTTCTGTTTCAGGTTTAATGCAAAAACACCCTCAGATAGGAATACCGTACACATCTGATAACGGTTATGTAAATTTTACCATATACCCTCCCAATCTTCCTTATAAAACGGGTGATAACTTTACTTTCTATACTACAGCTTCAACAGGTTTAATAAATATACCAAACCTTCCCGGCACAGGTACAGCTACTGCAATACCTGCAACAAAAGATGCTGTAATAACGCCTGATGGAACAAAGCTTTTCGTGAGCTATACAGGACTTGATAGTATCGTAGTCATCTCTACGGCGGATAATACTATTGAGAGATACATAAAAGTAGGAAAATCTCCTGATGCATTACTTTTAAGCACCGATGGATCCACATTGTACGCAGCATGCTTGAATTCCGGTTCAATATATGTGATCAATACGAATTCGGAATCCGTTATAGCAAGGATAGGTGTTGGCAACGGGCCGTTTGCAATGGCTTTATCACAGGATCAACGCTACCTTTATGTTTTAAATTATATCGATAATTCCATTGACGTTATTGACTTAAGTGATTTTTCACTTGTGGATACATTAAAATGA
- the yidC gene encoding membrane protein insertase YidC: MEKRVLLAIAVSFLIIFLYQWFLAQQQQKTVQPPAKAQSVQQSSKPLASEEISKNNIKSFYNTNPITGNIITVTTPLYQAEFSTNNLTVKHWKLLKYSTGLNKNSGSVDLIGSIPGIVYPMWESFEGSSFSIPSSIYYRCSSSAINVSKNARASLSCSYKGNNVDIKKIISFYGNSYTATVEIEITNLSKNPITERLGINWSGLTGELGSKYDISDGILLLNNSRETIEAKSLDLSKSFYNTIDWFGLENRYFVQVIITNNDNEKAHLYVARTKGTIQDNMIPLLFTYIYNPVTIAQNKTCERTYLVFLGPKDINVLRNAGFNLSKTLYFGWANSIAKLFLYILKFLNNFIHNYGWTIVIFTILIKIVLFPLGQISYKSMKKMQNLQPKLKEIQEKYKGDKEKLYRETTSLYRSNKVNPFGGCLPMLIQIPVFIGLYELLLNSIELRQAPFIWWIKNLSVPDTIAVISLYGEQIGIHVLPLIMGASMFFQQLLTPMTMDQTQTRMLLWIMPIMLTVIFWGLPAGLVLYWTVNNLFSIGQQYYILKKY; the protein is encoded by the coding sequence ATGGAAAAAAGAGTCCTATTAGCTATAGCCGTATCGTTTCTTATTATTTTTCTATATCAATGGTTCCTTGCTCAACAACAGCAAAAGACTGTCCAACCTCCTGCTAAAGCACAATCGGTTCAGCAATCGTCCAAACCATTAGCAAGCGAAGAGATTTCAAAAAATAATATCAAATCATTTTATAATACTAACCCAATAACAGGTAACATAATAACTGTAACTACCCCACTCTATCAGGCTGAGTTTTCAACCAACAATCTAACAGTTAAGCACTGGAAGCTGTTAAAATACAGCACTGGGTTGAACAAGAATAGCGGATCAGTTGATCTCATAGGCAGCATACCCGGCATAGTTTATCCAATGTGGGAGAGTTTTGAGGGCTCAAGTTTTTCTATTCCATCTTCGATTTATTACAGATGCTCTTCATCTGCAATAAATGTTTCTAAAAATGCCAGAGCAAGCCTCTCATGCTCATATAAAGGAAACAATGTCGATATAAAAAAGATAATATCATTCTACGGTAATTCTTACACAGCTACGGTTGAAATAGAAATTACAAATCTCTCTAAAAATCCTATCACAGAAAGGCTTGGCATTAACTGGAGCGGACTAACAGGTGAACTTGGTTCAAAATACGACATTTCCGACGGCATACTTTTGCTTAACAATTCAAGGGAAACCATAGAGGCAAAAAGTTTGGATTTATCGAAATCTTTTTACAATACTATAGATTGGTTTGGGCTTGAAAACAGATACTTTGTACAGGTCATTATAACAAACAACGATAATGAAAAAGCTCATCTTTATGTGGCAAGAACAAAAGGAACAATACAGGATAATATGATTCCATTATTATTTACCTATATTTATAATCCTGTAACAATCGCCCAAAATAAAACTTGCGAAAGGACATATCTTGTTTTCCTTGGACCAAAAGATATCAATGTATTAAGGAATGCAGGATTTAATCTGAGTAAAACTCTATATTTCGGCTGGGCAAATTCTATAGCAAAGCTATTTCTATATATACTTAAATTTTTAAATAACTTTATCCATAATTACGGCTGGACCATTGTTATATTTACGATATTGATAAAGATAGTTTTATTTCCGCTTGGTCAAATAAGCTACAAATCAATGAAAAAAATGCAAAATCTGCAGCCAAAGCTCAAGGAAATACAGGAAAAATACAAGGGCGATAAAGAAAAATTATACAGAGAAACTACATCGCTGTATAGAAGTAATAAAGTAAACCCTTTCGGCGGTTGCCTGCCGATGTTGATACAGATACCCGTTTTTATAGGATTATATGAACTACTTCTCAATTCTATAGAACTAAGACAGGCACCTTTTATATGGTGGATAAAAAACTTATCTGTCCCGGATACAATTGCTGTTATCAGTTTATACGGCGAACAAATAGGCATACACGTACTACCTTTGATTATGGGAGCTTCCATGTTCTTTCAGCAATTGTTAACGCCTATGACAATGGATCAAACACAAACAAGAATGCTGTTATGGATTATGCCTATAATGTTAACTGTAATTTTTTGGGGTTTACCTGCCGGACTTGTTCTTTACTGGACAGTAAACAATCTATTCAGCATAGGCCAGCAATATTATATATTAAAAAAATATTGA
- the yidD gene encoding membrane protein insertion efficiency factor YidD — MNYRNYLQKLNKLTSLLFIKLIKVYRITISPWTGASCRFNPTCSVYSIEAIEKYGIAKGGFMSIKRILKCHPFHPGGNDPVV, encoded by the coding sequence ATGAATTATCGAAACTATTTACAAAAGCTAAATAAGCTAACGAGTCTCTTATTTATTAAATTGATAAAAGTATACAGGATTACAATTTCTCCATGGACGGGCGCATCCTGTAGATTTAATCCAACATGTTCTGTATATTCAATTGAGGCGATAGAAAAATACGGCATTGCAAAAGGTGGTTTTATGTCTATAAAAAGAATACTCAAATGTCATCCTTTCCATCCCGGCGGGAACGATCCGGTAGTTTAA
- the rnpA gene encoding ribonuclease P protein component: MKKNGKKLYTYNFIILYRKNDLPLPRFGIIISKKVGNAVKRNRLKRLIREFFRTNKDKIAVRDYVFIAKKGSDKINYNDINNELSKLFTKAK, from the coding sequence ATAAAAAAGAATGGTAAAAAGCTTTACACATACAATTTTATTATTCTATACAGAAAGAATGATCTTCCTCTTCCAAGATTCGGGATTATAATAAGTAAAAAAGTAGGCAATGCAGTGAAGAGGAACAGGTTAAAAAGGCTGATAAGGGAATTTTTCAGGACTAATAAAGATAAGATTGCGGTTAGAGATTATGTGTTTATTGCGAAAAAAGGCTCTGATAAGATTAATTATAATGATATAAATAATGAATTATCGAAACTATTTACAAAAGCTAAATAA
- the rpmH gene encoding 50S ribosomal protein L34, with product MKRTYQPHNKKRKRTHGFLERMATRSGREVLSRRRAKGRHQLTVKIGDKPF from the coding sequence ATGAAAAGAACATATCAACCGCATAACAAAAAAAGAAAAAGGACTCACGGCTTTCTTGAACGTATGGCTACACGTTCAGGCAGAGAAGTATTGAGCAGAAGGAGAGCAAAAGGAAGACATCAACTTACCGTAAAAATAGGTGATAAACCATTTTAA
- a CDS encoding DUF465 domain-containing protein translates to MEEKERLIILKLAETNQEIKKLWEQHLEYEKRLKEFDKKPYLSPEDDTERKEIQKLKLSGKDKMFEILSKSGLRSKLDEK, encoded by the coding sequence GTGGAAGAAAAAGAACGTTTGATCATCTTAAAACTTGCTGAGACAAATCAGGAAATAAAAAAATTATGGGAACAACATTTAGAATATGAGAAACGGTTAAAAGAGTTTGATAAAAAACCCTATCTTTCTCCGGAAGATGATACGGAGAGAAAAGAAATTCAAAAACTAAAACTATCGGGAAAGGATAAGATGTTTGAGATACTCTCAAAGAGTGGATTGAGGAGTAAATTGGATGAGAAGTGA
- the ilvD gene encoding dihydroxy-acid dehydratase, with protein MRSDEFKGIERLPHRALLHAAGVARSEFEKPFIGIATSFTDLIPGHVGMRTLERALENGVYAGGGRPFLFGIPGICDGIAMGHIGMHYSLPIRELIADSIESVIEAHRLDGMILLTNCDKITPGMLMAAARLDIPAIVLTAGPMLSGRSGRYKNERLDLVHDAFEAVGRYNRGELTDDDVVAMEIGACPGEGSCQGLYTANTMACITEALGMSLYGAGTALAVSSKKRHIAYETGKRIVELINNNVTARKILTKNAFENAIMIDMALGGSTNTVLHLTAIAYEAGIELPLELFDEISSITPSLTKIRPSGDYMMEDLEYAGGIPGVLNRLKDKLKDNPTVSGQSIIEMAGRGTVYDDDVIRPLNKAYSETGGIAVLKGSLAPDGAVIKLSGVNKAIQYFEGKAKVFDSEELAMKAIMKREIKQGDAIIIRYEGPKGGPGMREMLSPTSAISGMGMGDKIALITDGRFSGGTRGLSIGHVSPEAAAGGIIAFVKDGDSIIIDLKKKSIELDLNKTELAKRMSGFKPPEPRFKRGWLARYTKLVTSANTGAVLKA; from the coding sequence ATGAGAAGTGATGAATTCAAAGGTATAGAGAGGCTGCCTCATCGTGCACTCCTGCACGCAGCTGGCGTTGCAAGATCAGAATTTGAGAAGCCATTTATAGGCATTGCAACAAGTTTTACCGATCTCATCCCCGGACATGTCGGTATGAGAACCCTTGAAAGGGCACTTGAGAATGGTGTTTATGCAGGAGGCGGCAGACCCTTTTTATTCGGCATTCCGGGTATATGCGATGGTATTGCAATGGGTCATATAGGCATGCATTATTCGTTGCCGATTCGTGAGCTTATAGCCGATTCTATAGAGTCTGTGATAGAGGCGCACAGGCTGGATGGAATGATCCTGCTCACCAACTGTGATAAGATCACGCCCGGTATGCTTATGGCTGCTGCAAGGCTTGATATCCCCGCGATTGTGCTGACAGCAGGACCAATGCTTTCAGGAAGATCGGGAAGATATAAGAATGAACGTCTGGATCTTGTTCATGATGCATTTGAGGCTGTAGGCAGGTACAACAGGGGCGAGCTTACGGATGACGATGTTGTGGCTATGGAGATTGGTGCATGCCCCGGGGAAGGCTCGTGCCAGGGTCTTTATACTGCAAACACGATGGCATGTATTACAGAAGCACTCGGTATGTCTCTTTACGGTGCAGGTACGGCACTTGCTGTATCATCAAAAAAAAGGCATATTGCTTATGAAACGGGTAAACGGATAGTGGAATTAATAAATAACAACGTAACAGCAAGGAAGATTTTAACAAAAAATGCTTTCGAGAATGCCATTATGATTGATATGGCCCTCGGCGGATCAACTAATACCGTGCTTCATCTTACTGCCATTGCTTATGAGGCAGGGATTGAACTTCCTCTTGAATTGTTTGATGAGATCAGCAGCATAACACCAAGCCTAACAAAGATAAGGCCGTCAGGAGATTATATGATGGAGGACCTTGAGTATGCCGGCGGTATTCCCGGCGTACTTAACAGACTTAAGGATAAGTTAAAAGATAATCCTACAGTTTCAGGACAGTCAATTATTGAGATGGCCGGGAGAGGGACTGTTTATGATGATGATGTTATAAGGCCGCTTAATAAGGCTTATTCAGAAACGGGCGGTATTGCCGTATTAAAAGGAAGCCTGGCACCGGATGGGGCTGTTATAAAGTTGTCCGGCGTAAATAAAGCTATACAGTATTTTGAAGGTAAGGCAAAGGTATTTGATTCTGAAGAACTCGCAATGAAGGCGATAATGAAACGGGAGATCAAGCAAGGAGATGCAATTATTATAAGGTATGAGGGCCCGAAGGGTGGACCAGGCATGCGAGAAATGTTATCCCCAACATCCGCTATTTCAGGTATGGGCATGGGTGATAAGATTGCGCTTATTACGGACGGAAGGTTTTCCGGCGGAACAAGGGGGCTTTCCATAGGGCATGTATCCCCTGAGGCAGCTGCCGGCGGCATAATTGCGTTTGTAAAAGATGGGGATAGTATTATAATAGATTTAAAGAAAAAATCTATTGAACTTGACCTGAATAAAACGGAACTCGCAAAAAGGATGTCAGGTTTTAAGCCGCCGGAACCCAGATTTAAAAGAGGCTGGCTTGCAAGATACACAAAGCTTGTAACATCTGCAAATACGGGTGCGGTGTTAAAAGCTTGA
- the ilvB gene encoding biosynthetic-type acetolactate synthase large subunit: protein MKMNGAKIFVESLKKEGVDTIFGYPGGVVLYIYDELYHSDIRHILVRHEQGAAHMADGYARATGRVGVCLVTSGPGATNTVTGLATAYMDSIPIVVFTGQVPTNLVGNDAFQEADIVGITRSCTKHNFLIKNVKDIAKTVKEAFYIARTGRPGPVVVDIPKDVTVDSTEFFYPDDIELPGYKPTYEGHTGQIKRAIDMILDSKKPVIYTGGGIISSGASKELFTFAELLNAPVTNTLMGLGGFPGEHPLFLGMLGMHGTYAANMAVTHTDMLVAIGARFDDRVTGDINEFAPEAKIVHIDIDPTSISKNVEVDIPIVGNAKSILSEMNKFLKQNKRLKGFVKEINNWKTLINQWKESHPLTYKENGKLKPQFVIEKIYELTKGNAIITTEVGQNQMWTAQFYKFSKPRTFVTSGGLGTMGYGFPAAIGAKVAMPDAAVIDIAGDGSIQMNIQELATAVQYKVNVVVAILNNNYLGMVRQWQSLFYGKRYSYTDMSHKPDFVKLADAYGAKGYSVDRKGEVLTVLKEALKSKLPVLIDFHVEEEEDVYPMVPSGAALKKMLLA from the coding sequence ATGAAGATGAATGGCGCAAAGATATTTGTGGAAAGTCTGAAAAAAGAAGGTGTAGACACAATCTTTGGATACCCCGGTGGAGTGGTGCTGTACATATATGATGAGCTTTACCACAGCGATATAAGGCACATTCTTGTCAGGCATGAACAGGGAGCGGCTCACATGGCTGACGGCTATGCCCGGGCCACGGGCAGGGTCGGTGTATGTCTTGTAACATCCGGTCCCGGTGCCACAAACACGGTAACAGGTCTGGCTACGGCATACATGGATTCTATTCCTATCGTTGTATTTACAGGACAGGTACCTACAAATCTGGTTGGGAATGATGCATTTCAGGAGGCGGACATCGTCGGCATAACACGGTCATGCACAAAGCACAATTTTCTTATTAAGAATGTTAAGGACATAGCAAAGACTGTAAAAGAGGCGTTCTATATAGCAAGGACAGGCAGGCCAGGACCCGTTGTTGTTGATATCCCGAAGGATGTTACGGTAGATTCAACTGAGTTTTTTTATCCCGATGATATTGAACTTCCAGGCTACAAGCCGACGTATGAAGGCCATACTGGTCAGATCAAACGTGCAATAGATATGATCCTTGATTCAAAAAAACCGGTCATATACACAGGCGGGGGTATTATAAGCTCAGGCGCATCAAAAGAGCTTTTTACATTCGCAGAGTTGTTAAATGCACCGGTCACAAATACTCTCATGGGGCTTGGAGGCTTTCCGGGCGAGCATCCTTTGTTTTTGGGTATGCTAGGCATGCACGGGACTTATGCGGCAAACATGGCTGTTACGCACACCGATATGCTAGTGGCAATAGGTGCAAGGTTTGATGACCGTGTAACTGGTGATATAAATGAATTTGCACCAGAGGCAAAGATTGTGCATATCGATATAGACCCGACATCCATCAGTAAAAACGTAGAGGTGGACATACCTATTGTAGGTAATGCAAAGAGCATCCTTTCTGAAATGAATAAGTTTTTAAAGCAGAATAAGAGGCTTAAAGGCTTTGTAAAAGAAATCAATAACTGGAAGACACTTATAAACCAGTGGAAGGAATCCCATCCGCTCACATACAAGGAGAACGGCAAGCTGAAACCACAGTTTGTAATAGAAAAGATTTACGAATTGACAAAGGGCAATGCCATTATAACAACGGAGGTCGGTCAGAACCAGATGTGGACAGCACAGTTTTATAAGTTCAGCAAACCAAGGACCTTTGTAACATCAGGCGGACTCGGGACCATGGGTTATGGTTTTCCCGCAGCCATCGGTGCAAAGGTTGCCATGCCAGATGCAGCGGTAATAGATATTGCAGGTGACGGGAGCATTCAAATGAACATTCAGGAGCTTGCAACAGCCGTGCAGTACAAGGTGAACGTTGTCGTAGCGATCCTTAATAATAACTATCTCGGAATGGTCAGACAGTGGCAGAGCCTTTTTTACGGCAAGAGATATTCATACACAGATATGTCTCATAAGCCTGATTTTGTAAAACTCGCCGATGCTTATGGTGCCAAAGGCTATTCAGTGGACAGGAAAGGTGAGGTTCTAACGGTATTAAAGGAAGCACTCAAGAGTAAACTCCCGGTACTGATTGATTTTCATGTTGAGGAGGAGGAAGACGTTTATCCTATGGTACCGTCAGGGGCTGCACTTAAAAAGATGTTATTGGCTTAG
- the ilvN gene encoding acetolactate synthase small subunit, with product MRHTISLTVENKFGVLARVAGLFSGRGYNIESLSVAETLDPSISKMTIVTNGEDKIVEQILKQLNKLINTIKVTDLTITDHVEREMVLVKVSASGENRTEVLRLVDIFRGKIVDVSPDTFVIELTGDEEKIHAVLNLLNPLGVKDIVRTGKVAIQRSIQHNDKVNR from the coding sequence ATGAGACATACAATATCGCTTACAGTGGAGAATAAATTCGGCGTACTTGCAAGAGTTGCAGGGTTGTTCAGCGGCAGAGGTTATAACATAGAGAGTTTAAGTGTTGCAGAAACACTGGATCCCTCCATATCTAAGATGACGATAGTAACCAACGGTGAAGACAAAATTGTAGAACAGATTTTAAAACAGTTAAACAAACTCATAAATACTATAAAGGTTACCGACCTCACTATCACAGACCATGTGGAAAGAGAGATGGTTCTCGTAAAGGTTTCGGCATCCGGAGAAAACAGGACAGAGGTATTAAGGCTTGTTGATATATTCAGAGGTAAGATCGTTGATGTAAGCCCAGATACGTTTGTAATAGAGCTGACAGGTGACGAAGAAAAGATACATGCCGTATTGAATCTTTTGAACCCTCTTGGTGTAAAGGATATTGTAAGAACAGGCAAGGTTGCCATTCAAAGATCCATACAGCATAATGACAAAGTCAACAGATAA
- the ilvC gene encoding ketol-acid reductoisomerase, which produces MKVYYDKDIDIKPLKNKTIAIIGYGSQGFGHSNNLKDSKMNVIIGGRKEGKSWAKAEAAGFKVYNVADAVKQADVIMILLPDELQADVYKNEIGPNLKKGAYLAFAHGFNIHYGQIVPSSDVNVFMVAPKGPGHLVRGEYTKDRGVPSLIAVHQDPSGDTKEIGLAYASGIGAGRAGIIETTFKEETETDLFGEQAVLCGGVTSLMLGGFETLVNAGYSPEMAYFECIHEMKLIVDLIYEGGMSNMRYSVSNTAQFGDLTRGPRVINADVKCEMKKILKEIQDGSFAKEWILENKANRPVFNALTRNGEEHLAEKTGQKLREMMPWLKKEKLVDKNKN; this is translated from the coding sequence ATGAAAGTTTATTACGATAAGGACATAGATATAAAACCGCTTAAAAACAAAACGATAGCCATTATCGGCTATGGAAGTCAGGGATTCGGACATTCCAACAACCTGAAAGACAGCAAGATGAATGTTATTATAGGCGGTAGAAAAGAAGGTAAATCATGGGCAAAGGCTGAAGCCGCGGGATTTAAGGTGTACAATGTTGCGGACGCCGTAAAGCAGGCTGATGTTATAATGATCCTGCTGCCGGATGAACTGCAGGCTGATGTTTATAAAAATGAGATAGGTCCAAACCTCAAAAAGGGTGCATATCTTGCATTTGCCCATGGCTTTAACATTCATTATGGTCAGATCGTTCCGTCATCCGATGTTAACGTGTTTATGGTCGCTCCTAAAGGGCCGGGTCATCTTGTAAGGGGTGAGTACACAAAGGATAGGGGAGTGCCGTCATTGATAGCAGTACACCAGGACCCATCCGGTGATACAAAAGAGATCGGGCTTGCCTATGCATCGGGTATTGGTGCAGGCAGGGCAGGCATTATAGAAACAACATTTAAAGAAGAAACAGAGACAGATTTGTTTGGTGAGCAGGCTGTACTTTGCGGTGGTGTTACATCGCTCATGCTTGGTGGTTTTGAAACACTCGTTAATGCAGGTTACTCCCCTGAGATGGCTTATTTTGAATGCATACACGAGATGAAACTCATTGTTGACCTTATATACGAGGGAGGTATGTCCAATATGAGATACTCGGTGAGTAACACAGCCCAGTTTGGAGATCTTACAAGAGGTCCGAGGGTTATAAACGCCGATGTTAAATGTGAGATGAAAAAAATACTTAAAGAGATTCAGGACGGCAGTTTTGCAAAGGAATGGATTCTTGAGAACAAGGCGAACAGACCAGTATTCAATGCACTTACAAGAAATGGTGAAGAGCATCTTGCAGAAAAGACCGGACAGAAATTGAGAGAAATGATGCCATGGCTTAAGAAAGAAAAGCTCGTGGATAAAAATAAAAATTAA
- a CDS encoding sigma-70 family RNA polymerase sigma factor — MNIEKTLKQDSSKTDEELISLCKAGDKKFYHVLVERYKDMIYNLISRYTKNPDIADEITQETFVKAWKAINSFEGRSKFSTWLITIAVNRVKDELKYKKRFTTLEFDSISNNNPYESSNDMRGPEEMVMNNELGAQLKSAINNLPGIYKEAFLLRHVELLSYDEISDITNTSSETVKVRVFRARDMLKKILYKEEKDG, encoded by the coding sequence ATGAACATTGAGAAAACCCTTAAACAGGATTCATCAAAGACCGATGAAGAATTGATAAGCCTTTGTAAGGCGGGTGATAAAAAATTTTACCATGTGTTAGTGGAAAGATACAAAGATATGATCTATAATCTTATATCCCGCTATACAAAAAATCCGGACATAGCAGATGAGATAACACAGGAGACATTCGTCAAGGCATGGAAGGCCATTAACAGTTTTGAGGGACGATCTAAATTTTCTACATGGCTAATAACAATAGCTGTAAATAGAGTAAAAGATGAGCTTAAATATAAAAAACGGTTCACCACTTTAGAATTCGACAGTATAAGTAATAATAATCCTTATGAATCGTCTAATGATATGAGAGGGCCTGAAGAGATGGTTATGAATAATGAACTCGGCGCACAATTGAAAAGTGCTATAAATAACTTGCCCGGCATTTATAAAGAGGCTTTTCTTTTAAGACATGTTGAATTATTGTCTTATGATGAGATTTCCGATATTACTAATACAAGTTCAGAGACTGTTAAAGTAAGGGTATTCAGGGCAAGAGATATGCTAAAAAAGATTTTATACAAAGAGGAAAAGGATGGATAA